One region of Streptomyces davaonensis JCM 4913 genomic DNA includes:
- the ppgK gene encoding polyphosphate--glucose phosphotransferase: protein MQIFGVDIGGSGIKGAPVDLGRGDLAEERHKVLTPHPATPDGVADGVKQVVDHFGWTGPVGLTFPGVVTGGSTIRTAANVDKSWIDTDARALFSERLGGLPATVVNDADAAGVAEVAFGAGQGRKGTVILLTFGTGIGSALFVDGALVPNTELGHLELHGHDAEKRASSKAKEDGELTWEHWAHRVQKYLAHMEMLFSPELFIIGGGVSRKSQKFLHYIEGIRADIVPAQLQNNAGIVGAAMHAANS from the coding sequence ATGCAGATCTTCGGTGTGGACATCGGCGGGTCCGGTATCAAGGGCGCCCCTGTGGACCTGGGCAGGGGCGACCTGGCCGAGGAGCGCCACAAGGTGCTCACCCCGCATCCGGCGACACCGGACGGGGTGGCCGACGGCGTCAAGCAGGTCGTCGACCACTTCGGCTGGACGGGACCGGTCGGGCTGACCTTCCCGGGCGTGGTGACCGGCGGATCGACGATCCGCACCGCGGCCAATGTCGACAAGAGCTGGATCGACACCGACGCGCGCGCGTTGTTCAGCGAGCGTCTCGGCGGCCTGCCGGCGACGGTGGTCAACGACGCGGACGCGGCCGGTGTCGCCGAGGTCGCCTTCGGCGCCGGACAGGGCCGCAAGGGCACCGTCATCCTGCTCACCTTCGGCACCGGCATCGGCAGCGCCCTGTTCGTCGACGGCGCCCTGGTCCCCAACACCGAGCTGGGCCATCTGGAGCTGCACGGCCACGACGCCGAGAAGCGGGCCTCCAGCAAGGCCAAGGAGGACGGCGAGCTGACCTGGGAGCACTGGGCGCACCGGGTCCAGAAGTACCTCGCCCATATGGAGATGCTGTTCTCGCCGGAGCTGTTCATCATCGGCGGCGGCGTCAGCCGTAAGTCGCAGAAGTTCCTGCACTACATCGAGGGCATCAGGGCGGACATCGTCCCGGCGCAGCTTCAGAACAACGCGGGCATCGTGGGCGCGGCGATGCACGCGGCGAACAGCTAG
- the xseA gene encoding exodeoxyribonuclease VII large subunit: MALNTSAEAPLPVGEVSRLIGGWIDRLGAVWVEGQITQLSRRPGAGVVFLTLRDPSYDISVSVTCYRQVFDSVADVVSEGARVVVLAKPEWYAPRGQLSLRAAEIRPVGVGELLARLEQLKKALAGEGLFAPERKRPLPFLPQLIGLVCGRASAAERDVLENARHRWPAVRFEVRNVAVQGVHAVPQVVQAVKELDEIDDVDVIIVARGGGSVEDLLPFSDEQLVRTVAACRTPVVSAIGHEPDNPLLDYVADLRASTPTDAAKKVVPDVGEEYERVRMLRDRARRCVGAIVEREERGLAHALARPSIEDPHRMIDERADHVAALLDRGRRTLGHLLDRADSELSHTHARVVALSPAATLKRGYAVLQKSDGHVVRDPEEVGADEVLRARVSEGEFTVRVDA; encoded by the coding sequence ATGGCTCTCAACACGTCCGCGGAAGCCCCGTTGCCCGTCGGTGAGGTGTCGCGGCTCATCGGGGGGTGGATCGACCGGCTCGGCGCGGTGTGGGTCGAGGGGCAGATCACCCAGCTGTCGCGGCGACCGGGGGCCGGGGTGGTGTTCCTGACGCTGCGGGATCCGTCGTACGACATCTCCGTGAGCGTCACCTGCTACCGGCAGGTCTTCGACTCCGTCGCGGACGTGGTGAGCGAGGGTGCGCGGGTCGTCGTGCTGGCGAAGCCCGAGTGGTACGCACCGCGCGGGCAGTTGTCGCTGCGGGCTGCGGAGATAAGGCCCGTCGGTGTGGGTGAGCTGCTGGCGCGGCTTGAGCAGTTGAAGAAGGCGCTGGCGGGCGAGGGGCTGTTCGCGCCCGAGCGGAAGCGGCCGCTGCCGTTCCTGCCGCAGCTGATCGGCCTGGTCTGCGGCCGGGCCTCGGCGGCAGAGCGGGACGTGCTGGAGAACGCCCGGCACCGCTGGCCCGCCGTCCGGTTCGAGGTGCGCAATGTCGCCGTGCAGGGCGTGCACGCGGTGCCGCAGGTCGTGCAGGCGGTGAAGGAGCTCGACGAGATCGACGACGTCGACGTGATCATCGTGGCGCGCGGCGGCGGCAGCGTGGAGGATCTGCTGCCGTTCTCCGACGAGCAGTTGGTGCGCACGGTCGCCGCGTGCCGTACGCCGGTCGTCTCCGCGATCGGGCACGAGCCCGACAACCCGCTGCTGGACTACGTCGCCGACCTGCGCGCCTCCACCCCGACCGACGCCGCCAAGAAGGTCGTACCGGATGTGGGCGAGGAGTACGAGCGGGTGCGGATGCTGCGCGATCGTGCGCGGCGTTGTGTCGGGGCGATCGTCGAGCGGGAGGAACGCGGGCTCGCCCATGCGCTGGCCAGGCCGTCGATAGAGGATCCGCACCGGATGATCGACGAGCGCGCCGATCATGTCGCCGCGCTCCTGGACCGCGGCCGCCGCACCCTCGGCCATCTCCTGGACCGCGCCGACTCGGAGCTGTCGCACACGCACGCGCGCGTGGTGGCGCTGTCCCCGGCGGCGACCCTGAAGCGCGGGTACGCCGTGCTCCAGAAGTCCGACGGGCATGTCGTCCGGGACCCGGAGGAGGTCGGCGCCGACGAGGTGCTGCGGGCGCGGGTGTCCGAGGGTGAGTTCACTGTCAGAGTCGATGCTTAG
- a CDS encoding DUF4245 domain-containing protein, with protein sequence MAGTSAKQKSVRNMVLSLAVTILAAGVVYLFIPHDEDAAPEVPRVDYRVELLTARRAAAYPIVAPEGLAREWKATSVRFRGDEGDAWHLGFHAPDGEYVQIEQSTQKPKAFIDEATQGARATKATQEIAGRNWTRWTGGRYDALVLKEDGATTVVAGTGSFGQLAEMAGALKAK encoded by the coding sequence GTGGCAGGTACGAGCGCTAAGCAGAAGTCGGTCCGGAACATGGTCCTCTCCCTCGCGGTGACCATTCTCGCGGCGGGGGTCGTGTACCTCTTCATCCCGCACGACGAGGACGCCGCGCCGGAGGTCCCCCGGGTCGACTACCGCGTCGAGCTGCTCACGGCCCGCCGTGCGGCGGCCTACCCGATCGTGGCCCCCGAGGGCCTGGCCCGCGAGTGGAAGGCGACCTCGGTGCGGTTCCGGGGCGACGAGGGCGACGCCTGGCACCTCGGCTTCCACGCCCCCGACGGGGAGTACGTCCAGATCGAGCAGTCCACTCAGAAGCCGAAGGCCTTCATCGACGAGGCCACCCAGGGCGCCCGCGCGACCAAGGCCACCCAGGAGATCGCGGGCCGGAACTGGACCCGCTGGACCGGCGGCCGCTACGACGCCCTGGTGCTGAAGGAAGACGGCGCGACGACCGTCGTGGCGGGCACGGGCTCGTTCGGCCAGCTCGCGGAGATGGCGGGCGCGCTTAAGGCGAAGTGA
- a CDS encoding WhiB family transcriptional regulator produces the protein MLQPPHSSAQVAAVPAQRVPVRDRDQDAPWHTEAVCRRDEAGLFFAPSKEPTAARLSREEAAKRVCARCPVMVECREHALLQPEPYGVWGGLTAAERRVVLARRRRRDLELKKAARASDRIAQAG, from the coding sequence GTGCTGCAACCGCCGCATTCGTCCGCGCAGGTAGCTGCCGTTCCGGCCCAGCGGGTGCCAGTGCGAGACAGGGACCAGGACGCCCCGTGGCACACCGAGGCGGTGTGCCGGCGGGACGAGGCCGGCCTGTTCTTCGCCCCCTCCAAGGAGCCCACCGCCGCCCGGCTCTCCCGTGAGGAGGCCGCGAAGCGGGTGTGCGCACGCTGCCCGGTCATGGTCGAGTGCCGCGAACACGCCCTCCTCCAGCCCGAGCCGTACGGCGTCTGGGGCGGCCTCACCGCGGCGGAACGCCGAGTGGTCCTGGCCCGCCGCAGGCGCCGCGACCTGGAACTGAAGAAGGCGGCAAGGGCGTCGGACCGCATAGCGCAGGCGGGCTGA
- a CDS encoding malonic semialdehyde reductase — protein sequence MSLVLDPAAQDLLFREARTANTFTEEPVTEEQVQAIYDLVKFGPTAFNQSPLRVTLVRSAEARERLVQHMAEGNQAKTSTAPLVAILSADNEFHEELPQLFPHFPQAKDAFFAERPVREGSATLNAALQAAYFIIGVRAAGLAAGPMTGLDFEGVRKEFLDDDHTPLMVVNIGKPGEDAWFPRSPRLSYDEVVKTV from the coding sequence ATGTCTCTCGTTCTTGACCCCGCCGCCCAGGACCTGCTGTTCCGCGAGGCCCGCACCGCGAACACCTTCACCGAGGAGCCGGTGACCGAGGAGCAGGTGCAGGCGATCTACGACCTGGTCAAGTTCGGCCCGACCGCCTTCAACCAGTCGCCGCTGCGCGTCACCCTGGTCCGCTCCGCCGAGGCCCGTGAGCGCCTGGTGCAGCACATGGCCGAGGGCAACCAGGCCAAGACCTCCACCGCCCCGCTGGTCGCGATCCTCTCCGCGGACAACGAGTTCCACGAGGAGCTGCCGCAGCTCTTCCCGCACTTCCCGCAGGCCAAGGACGCCTTCTTCGCCGAGCGCCCGGTCCGCGAGGGCTCCGCCACGCTGAACGCCGCCCTCCAGGCCGCGTACTTCATCATCGGCGTCCGCGCCGCGGGCCTCGCCGCCGGTCCGATGACCGGCCTGGACTTCGAGGGCGTCCGCAAGGAGTTCCTGGACGACGACCACACCCCGCTGATGGTCGTCAACATCGGCAAGCCGGGCGAGGACGCCTGGTTCCCGCGCTCCCCGCGACTGTCGTACGACGAGGTCGTCAAGACGGTCTGA
- a CDS encoding exodeoxyribonuclease VII small subunit: MTSKVDEALGYEQARDELIEVVRRLEAGGTTLEESLALWERGEELAKVCRRWLDGARARLDAALAEEAAEEAAEEE; encoded by the coding sequence ATGACCAGCAAGGTGGATGAGGCGCTCGGGTACGAGCAGGCGCGGGACGAGCTGATCGAGGTCGTGCGACGCCTAGAGGCCGGCGGTACGACGCTGGAGGAGTCCCTGGCGCTGTGGGAGCGCGGGGAGGAGCTGGCCAAGGTGTGCCGGCGCTGGCTGGACGGCGCGCGGGCGCGGCTGGACGCGGCGCTGGCCGAGGAGGCGGCGGAGGAAGCGGCCGAGGAGGAGTAG
- a CDS encoding fumarate hydratase → MPEFEYTDLLPMGEDTTPYRLVTSEGVSTFEADGRTFLKVEPEALRKLAEEAIHDIQHYLRPAHLAQLRRIIDDPEASGNDKFVALDLLKNANIAAAGVLPMCQDTGTAIVMGKRGQNVLSEGGDEKALSKGIYDAYTKLNLRYSQMAPLTMWEEKNTGSNLPAQIELYATDGGAYKFLFMAKGGGSANKSFLYQETKAVLNEASMMKFLEEKIRSLGTAACPPYHLAIVVGGTSAEYALKTAKYASAHYLDEIPAEGSPLGHGFRDKDLEQKVFELTQKIGIGAQFGGKYFCHDVRVVRLPRHGASCPVAIAVSCSADRQAVAKITAEGVFLEQLETDPARFLPDTTDEHLSADDDDVVKIDLNQPMDTILAELTKYPVKTRLSLTGPLVVARDIAHAKIKERLDAGEEMPQYLKDHPVYYAGPAKTPEGYASGSFGPTTAGRMDSYVEQFQAAGGSKVMLAKGNRSKQVTDACDAHGGFYLGSIGGPAARLAQDCIKKVEVVEYEELGMEAVWKIEVEDFPAFIVVDDKGNDFFQDPAPAPTFTTIPVRGPGLA, encoded by the coding sequence ATGCCTGAGTTCGAGTACACCGATCTGCTCCCCATGGGAGAGGACACCACCCCCTACCGGCTGGTGACCTCCGAGGGTGTCTCCACCTTCGAGGCCGACGGGCGCACGTTCCTCAAGGTCGAGCCGGAGGCGCTGCGCAAGCTCGCCGAAGAGGCCATCCACGACATCCAGCACTACCTGCGGCCCGCGCACCTGGCCCAGCTGCGCCGGATCATCGACGACCCGGAGGCGTCCGGCAACGACAAGTTCGTCGCGCTTGACCTGCTGAAGAACGCGAACATCGCGGCGGCGGGCGTCCTGCCGATGTGCCAGGACACCGGTACGGCGATCGTCATGGGCAAGCGCGGACAGAACGTGCTGTCCGAGGGCGGCGACGAGAAGGCGCTCAGCAAGGGCATCTACGACGCGTACACCAAGCTCAACCTCCGCTACTCGCAGATGGCTCCGCTCACCATGTGGGAGGAGAAGAACACCGGCTCCAACCTGCCCGCGCAGATCGAGCTGTACGCCACCGACGGCGGTGCCTACAAGTTCCTCTTCATGGCCAAGGGCGGCGGCTCGGCCAACAAGTCGTTCCTGTACCAGGAGACGAAGGCCGTCCTGAACGAGGCCTCCATGATGAAGTTCCTGGAGGAGAAGATCCGTTCGCTCGGTACGGCCGCCTGCCCGCCGTACCACCTGGCGATCGTGGTCGGCGGTACGTCCGCCGAGTACGCGCTGAAGACCGCGAAGTACGCCTCCGCGCACTACCTCGACGAGATCCCCGCCGAGGGCTCCCCGCTCGGGCACGGCTTCCGCGACAAGGACCTCGAGCAGAAGGTCTTCGAGCTGACGCAGAAGATCGGCATCGGCGCCCAGTTCGGCGGCAAGTACTTCTGCCACGACGTCCGCGTGGTGCGTCTGCCGCGGCACGGCGCCTCCTGCCCGGTCGCCATCGCCGTCTCCTGCTCCGCCGACCGTCAGGCCGTCGCGAAGATCACCGCCGAGGGCGTCTTCCTGGAGCAGCTGGAGACCGACCCGGCGCGGTTCCTGCCCGACACCACGGACGAGCACCTCTCCGCGGACGACGACGATGTCGTGAAGATCGACCTCAACCAGCCGATGGACACGATCCTCGCCGAGCTGACCAAGTACCCGGTGAAGACCCGGCTTTCGCTCACCGGTCCGCTGGTCGTGGCCCGCGACATCGCGCACGCCAAGATCAAGGAGCGGCTGGACGCGGGCGAGGAGATGCCGCAGTACCTGAAGGACCACCCGGTGTACTACGCCGGGCCCGCGAAGACCCCGGAGGGTTACGCGTCCGGCTCCTTCGGTCCGACCACGGCCGGCCGCATGGACTCCTACGTCGAGCAGTTCCAGGCCGCCGGCGGCTCCAAGGTGATGCTGGCCAAGGGCAACCGCAGCAAGCAGGTCACCGACGCGTGCGACGCGCACGGCGGCTTCTACCTCGGCTCGATCGGCGGCCCGGCCGCCCGGCTCGCCCAGGACTGCATCAAGAAGGTCGAGGTCGTCGAGTACGAGGAGCTCGGCATGGAGGCCGTCTGGAAGATCGAGGTCGAGGACTTCCCGGCGTTCATCGTGGTCGACGACAAGGGCAACGACTTCTTCCAGGACCCGGCTCCGGCGCCGACGTTCACGACGATTCCGGTGCGGGGCCCCGGGCTGGCGTAA
- a CDS encoding 4-hydroxy-3-methylbut-2-enyl diphosphate reductase: MGRMTASPGRRVLLAAPRGYCAGVDRAVIAVEKALEQYGAPIYVRHEIVHNKYVVQTLEKKGAIFVEQTEEVPPGNIVMFSAHGVAPVVHEEAARGQLATIDATCPLVTKVHKEAVRFANDDYDILLIGHEGHEEVIGTSGEAPDHITLVDGPEDVAKVQVRDESKVVWLSQTTLSVDETMETVDALKEKFPQLISPPSDDICYATQNRQLAVKQMGAEAELVIVVGSRNSSNSKRLVEVAKLAGSRAAYLVDFASEIDETWLDGVTTVGVTSGASVPEVLVEEVLEYLAQRGYGDVELVKAAEESITFSLPKELRRDLREEAATLIAERTAGRTGDSRE, encoded by the coding sequence ATGGGACGCATGACTGCTTCGCCTGGCCGCCGTGTCCTGCTCGCCGCCCCCCGTGGCTACTGCGCGGGCGTGGACCGCGCCGTGATCGCCGTCGAGAAGGCCCTGGAGCAGTACGGGGCCCCGATCTACGTCCGGCACGAGATCGTGCACAACAAGTACGTCGTGCAGACCCTCGAGAAGAAGGGCGCCATCTTCGTCGAACAGACCGAAGAGGTCCCGCCCGGCAACATCGTCATGTTCTCGGCGCACGGCGTCGCCCCCGTCGTCCACGAAGAGGCCGCGCGCGGGCAGCTCGCCACCATCGACGCCACCTGCCCGCTCGTCACCAAGGTCCACAAGGAAGCCGTCCGCTTCGCCAATGACGACTACGACATCCTCCTGATCGGCCACGAGGGCCACGAGGAGGTCATCGGCACCTCCGGCGAGGCCCCCGACCACATCACCCTCGTCGACGGCCCCGAGGACGTCGCCAAGGTCCAGGTCCGCGACGAGTCGAAGGTCGTGTGGCTGTCCCAGACCACCCTCAGCGTCGACGAGACCATGGAGACCGTCGACGCCCTGAAGGAGAAGTTCCCGCAGCTCATCTCCCCGCCGAGCGACGACATCTGCTACGCCACCCAGAATCGTCAGCTCGCCGTGAAGCAGATGGGCGCCGAGGCCGAGCTGGTGATCGTCGTCGGCTCGCGCAACTCCTCCAACTCCAAGCGGCTCGTCGAGGTCGCCAAGCTCGCCGGCTCCCGTGCGGCCTACCTCGTCGACTTCGCCAGCGAGATCGACGAGACCTGGCTGGACGGCGTCACCACGGTCGGCGTCACCTCCGGCGCCTCCGTCCCGGAGGTCCTCGTCGAGGAGGTCCTGGAGTATCTCGCCCAGCGCGGGTACGGCGATGTCGAGCTGGTGAAGGCGGCCGAGGAGTCGATCACCTTCTCGCTGCCGAAGGAACTGCGCCGGGATCTGCGCGAGGAGGCCGCGACCCTGATCGCGGAGCGCACGGCGGGGCGTACGGGCGACTCCCGGGAGTGA
- the glpX gene encoding class II fructose-bisphosphatase: MTENHHLPSELDVPSEAPDRNLALELVRVTEAAAMAAGRWVGRGDKNGADGAAVRAMRTLVSTVSMNGVVVIGEGEKDEAPMLFNGERVGDGTGPEVDIAVDPIDGTTLTAKGMPNAIAVLAATERGAMFDPSAVFYMDKLVTGPEAADFVDINAPVSVNIRRVAKAKRSTPEDVTVVILDRPRHEGIIKEIRDAGARIKLISDGDVAGSIYALREGTGVDMLLGIGGTPEGIISACAVKCLGGTIQGKLWPKDDEERQRAIDAGHDLDRVLTTEDLVQGENVFFVATGITDGELLRGVRYRADSAVTESIVMRSKSGTVRRISSEHRLSKLRAYSAIDFDRAK, from the coding sequence ATGACCGAAAATCATCACCTGCCGTCCGAGCTCGATGTTCCCTCCGAGGCTCCCGACCGCAACCTCGCCCTGGAGCTCGTCCGGGTGACCGAAGCGGCCGCGATGGCCGCGGGGCGCTGGGTCGGGCGGGGCGACAAGAACGGCGCCGACGGTGCCGCCGTACGCGCCATGCGGACCCTCGTCTCCACCGTGTCGATGAACGGCGTGGTCGTCATCGGCGAGGGCGAGAAGGACGAGGCGCCGATGCTCTTCAACGGGGAGCGGGTCGGTGACGGCACCGGGCCCGAGGTCGACATCGCGGTCGACCCGATCGACGGCACCACGCTGACCGCCAAGGGCATGCCGAACGCGATCGCGGTCCTCGCGGCGACCGAGCGCGGGGCGATGTTCGACCCGTCCGCCGTGTTCTACATGGACAAGCTGGTCACCGGGCCCGAGGCCGCGGACTTCGTCGACATCAACGCCCCGGTGTCGGTGAACATCCGCCGGGTCGCCAAGGCCAAGCGCTCCACGCCCGAGGACGTCACCGTCGTCATCCTGGACCGGCCCCGGCACGAGGGGATCATCAAGGAGATCCGGGACGCCGGCGCGCGGATCAAGCTGATCTCCGACGGCGATGTCGCCGGGTCGATCTACGCGCTGCGCGAGGGCACGGGCGTCGACATGCTGCTCGGTATCGGCGGTACGCCGGAGGGCATCATCTCGGCCTGCGCCGTGAAGTGCCTCGGCGGCACCATCCAGGGCAAGCTGTGGCCGAAGGACGACGAGGAGCGGCAGCGGGCGATCGACGCGGGGCACGACCTCGACCGGGTGCTGACCACCGAGGACCTGGTCCAGGGGGAGAACGTGTTCTTCGTCGCGACCGGGATCACCGACGGTGAGCTGCTGCGTGGGGTGCGGTATCGGGCGGACTCCGCTGTCACCGAGTCGATCGTGATGCGGTCCAAGTCCGGGACGGTGCGGCGGATCAGCTCCGAGCACCGGCTGAGCAAGCTGCGGGCTTACAGCGCGATCGACTTCGACCGGGCCAAGTAG
- a CDS encoding DUF1707 SHOCT-like domain-containing protein, translating to MDLEKQTAPAAATELRASDADRDRIADILREALAEGRLTADEHSERVEGVLNAKTVGELEVFIQDLPAAHTRRTTPSYASAPSRPTGLPAEPDDTAVAIFSSAVRKGRWRAGRRIHAYAIFGSVEIDLSEALFEYQQVVIKAFAVFGSVEVRVPENVTLRGAGGGVLGSFEVDTLDAEDPAAPVVYLDGWAVLGSVEGRPRRGKLVADILDRVHAKVEKGLRKHLDR from the coding sequence GTGGACCTTGAGAAGCAGACCGCGCCCGCTGCCGCCACCGAGCTGCGCGCCTCCGACGCCGACCGTGACCGGATCGCGGACATCCTGCGCGAGGCGCTCGCCGAGGGCCGCCTGACCGCCGACGAGCACAGCGAGCGGGTGGAGGGGGTGCTGAACGCCAAGACGGTGGGTGAACTGGAGGTCTTCATCCAGGACCTGCCCGCGGCCCACACCCGCCGCACGACACCGTCGTACGCCTCGGCCCCGAGCCGTCCCACCGGCCTGCCCGCCGAGCCGGACGACACCGCCGTCGCGATCTTCAGCAGTGCCGTCCGCAAGGGCCGCTGGCGCGCCGGACGCCGGATCCACGCGTACGCGATCTTCGGCAGCGTCGAGATAGACCTCAGCGAGGCGCTCTTCGAGTACCAGCAGGTCGTCATCAAGGCGTTCGCGGTCTTCGGCAGCGTCGAGGTCCGCGTCCCGGAGAACGTCACGCTGCGCGGTGCGGGCGGCGGCGTCCTCGGCAGCTTCGAGGTGGACACGCTCGACGCGGAGGACCCTGCGGCGCCCGTGGTCTACCTGGACGGGTGGGCCGTGCTGGGCAGTGTTGAGGGCAGGCCGCGGCGCGGCAAGCTGGTGGCGGACATCCTCGACCGGGTCCACGCCAAGGTCGAGAAGGGTTTGCGCAAGCATCTGGATCGTTGA